A single genomic interval of Aedes aegypti strain LVP_AGWG chromosome 1, AaegL5.0 Primary Assembly, whole genome shotgun sequence harbors:
- the LOC110674818 gene encoding uncharacterized protein LOC110674818, with product MDHFHFDFEHVSGKENIADAASRIGGKRNDTQFGAEKEPHELCLVEADLYNINDQLLALTSTQVREESLKDEELQTVVQWLNKDVKWPPSISKYQPFQREMYAQGNVLLKQEKLVLPSTLRRRVLTVAHRSHPGMSTMKNFLRQGLWWPNMDREVE from the exons ATGGATCATTTTCACTTTGACTTCGAACATGTGTCGGGCAAGGAAAACATTGCTGATGCAGCGTCTAGGATTGGTGGAAAGCGTAACGACACGCAATTCGGCGCAGAAAAAGAACCACATGAGTTGTGTTTAGTTGAGGCAGACTTATATAATATTAACGATCAGCTTTTAGCTCTGACCTCTACACAG gtTCGGGAGGAATCATTGAAAGACGAAGAATTGCAGACAGTTGTGCAGTGGCTGAACAAGGATGTAAAATGGCCACCGAGTATTTCAAAGTACCAACCTTTCCAACGCGAGATGTATGCCCAAGGAAACGTTCTCCTAAAACAAGAAAAACTCGTGCTTCCATCTACATTGCGTAGACGGGTTTTAACTGTAGCTCACCGTAGCCATCCGGGGATGTCTACAATGAAGAACTTTTTGAGGCAAGGTCTATGGTGGCCGAACATGGATCGTGAGGTGGAATAG